From Candidatus Methanoperedens sp.:
TAGTAGTAACCCCAGAGTCACATATTTCCTATTCATCCTATCCATTTTAGTCCTCCAATTTTGATGGGTTTTGATATTTCATCATATATATGTACATAATAATGCATATATAAGTGCGTCGAAAAATTTCAAGGCTATTGCAATGATTAATTGTGACGTAATTTAGCTATGCTTGTATTGGGGTATATGTCCATTAATAATGGACGTCTTATCATAGTGTTGGATTCAGCTTCCCTTAAATTCAGGCTTTCTCTTCTCAAGAAATGCCTTCATTCCTTCCATATGGTCTTAGGAAGCAAAGCACCCTGAAAAGTCCATGATTTCCATCTCAAGGCCCTTCTTTATTTCATGATTCGAATTTATCAATGTTTTTATTAATTTCAAATTTATCGGACTCTTTTGTGCCAGGGTCTGTGCCAGTTCCTTTGCCCTGCCTATTCCTGTGAAGCTATTCTTATATCACAGGCTTTCCCATATTCTCAACATGGGAATAAGAATCTTTACAATCTTCAAGGCTCGTGCCAACTCTTATTTTTGACAGGACTCTTTCCTTTTCTTTGTCTTCCAGAATAACCTTGAAACCATTCTGCGCCGCTACCTGGGCTATTCCCCTGCCCATCGTTCCTGCGCCAATTATTCCTATTTGTCGGATATCCATAACGCTTCTACTCTTTCAAAGCCAGATGGGCTATTAATAATCTCAATATATCGGATGTGCCTTCACCAATAGTAAGCAGCCTTGCATCTCTCCAGTGCCTGTGGATATCATATTCGTCCGTGTACCCATAGCCACCATGTATCTGGATAGCGTTATCGCAGACTTTCAATGCCATTTCAGCGGAAAAAAGCTTGGCCTGGGACGCTTCGGATACAAAGTTTTTTCCATTACCCTTTAAATGGGCTGCATAATATGTCAAAAGCCTGGCAGCATTAATCTGTGTTGCCATATCAGCCAGTTTCTCCTGTATTAGCTGGAATTTCGAAATACTCTCCCCGGATACTTTCCTTTCCCTGCTGTACGAGATTGATTTTTCATATGCAGCCTGGGCTATCCCTATAGCTATTGCCGCGATTGTCAATCTCCCTGAATTAAGGATTTGCTTTGCATATTCAAGTCCTTTCCCTTCTTCCCCGATAAGGTTTCTTTCAGATACTTCACAGTTATCAAGATATACTTCCGATAACCTGTGCCCCCTGAATCCCAGTTTTGGGATGACTCTTACTACATTGAATCCCGCAGTCTTTCGCGGAACAAGAAAACAACAAATACCTTTTTCAGTCCGTGCAAAAACAAGAACATGATCAGCTTCCCCCGGACTTGTAATGAGGGTCTTTGTTCCATTGATTATATAATTATTGCCTGAAAGTGTTGCTGTTGTCCGGATAGATTTTGCATCCGAACCGCAGCAGGGTTCTGTGAGAGCAAAAGCTACGAGGCTTTTTCCCTTTACAAGACCTTTTTCTTTAAGGAACTCGTTTTTCTGTTTTTCACTGCCAAATAATCTTATTCCTTCACAAACCATTCCCTGAACAGACACCTGGAGTGCTGTATTAGGACAGCCTTTTGAAAGAATCTCAATGGCTGCAACATACAGAGGATAAGGAAGTCCAAGCCCGTTATAGTCCTGCGGGAAAGGGATAGCCATAATTCCCTGTTTTTCTATCTTTTCCAGATTCTGTCCTGGGAATATCTTTTCCTCATCAATTCTTACAGCGTCCGGCAGTATTTCTTTTTCAACGAAATCCCCTATTGAACCAAGTATATGATTATATTCCTCTGTAAGATCATATTCCCCTTTATCCGAATTCGAAAAGAGCATTTCAATTATGTTTTTTTGTTCTCTTGTATAAAACATATTACCACTCCAACATCGCTGGTATCCAGGCCGGATCTTTTAAGGGCTTCTGTAATCACAATAGCACCTAATCGTTGCGCTGGGACATCTTTAAATCCAAGGCCGAATTTGCATACTGCCGTTCTCACCCCGCTTACAATAACTGCATTTTCATGCATGAATTTTCTCCCGGATTTTTTTGAATAATTATGAATAAATTAACCCACTCTCTCAGCTTTTAAAGAATTGTTATTGATGATATATCTATCTTTGGATGTTTGGATTCGAAGAATTAATAATTTCATTATAATAAACATGTGTCGGTGATGTACCTTCATTTTTGAAATCAATGCCATTATCAGGGTCTAAAAATACGATCTTGCATTCAGTAAGATTCTGAATACTATCTTTAAGCCATAACTTGGTTATCAAATAACGCGTTTGATAAAATAAAATATTTTTTGGCAAAAAGAAATTATTTCGTGTCAAAATGATCTAATATCTCATCATATGAATGTTCAAACATAAGGATTCCGTTATCTGGCCCACCAAATCCCAATGTGCTAGCGATTGCGAAGGGCCAATTATATTCTTCTGCCATATGACAAATACCTATCAAATGTTCTCGTGTAACTCCGAAAACAGCAGAACCATGTACCCCAGTTCTTTTTAATACCCGCTCAGCAGACTTTTTCGATATGAATAATAATATTCTGCCGCCATGCCAGACGGGGCGAGGTATAAGTATATTGACTATGTTGCCTCCAAGTGAATAATATGTACCTGTATTTTTCCCATCTTCAGTTACTTCCATAATAGTCCAAAATGGATACCCGTGTACACATTCGTCGGGTCTAAGACATTCCGTATGTGCAATCAATAAGCCATACATATTGGGCAATTCATCTTCGGTAATTAACTCAATCCCATTATGTTTTCCTATTTGTCTAGCTTCCTCTTCAAACCCGTTGGTAGATACCATAAAACCACGAATATTATTACAATCTTTGAGCTTAGACACAAACGCGTCCATCATTTCTACAGTTATCCTTTTATTATGATATTTGCATTCGATTGCAACTTTATGAGTTACTCCTGCTATTTTGACTTCATAATAAACATCGAATTTACGTTTAGTTCCCCACTTTCCAATTTCAATATGATTCTTTTCAATCTTTGAATTCCTTAAATACTCGTTTTTTAACAAAGCGGAGTAAACGCTTTTAATATAATCCTCGAGCTCTTGCCCTGCCTCTTCCCACTTAGACGTTTTCTTAGACGTATTTCCTCCTGAGTATATCCTACAACAGACTTCC
This genomic window contains:
- a CDS encoding acyl-CoA dehydrogenase, whose amino-acid sequence is MFYTREQKNIIEMLFSNSDKGEYDLTEEYNHILGSIGDFVEKEILPDAVRIDEEKIFPGQNLEKIEKQGIMAIPFPQDYNGLGLPYPLYVAAIEILSKGCPNTALQVSVQGMVCEGIRLFGSEKQKNEFLKEKGLVKGKSLVAFALTEPCCGSDAKSIRTTATLSGNNYIINGTKTLITSPGEADHVLVFARTEKGICCFLVPRKTAGFNVVRVIPKLGFRGHRLSEVYLDNCEVSERNLIGEEGKGLEYAKQILNSGRLTIAAIAIGIAQAAYEKSISYSRERKVSGESISKFQLIQEKLADMATQINAARLLTYYAAHLKGNGKNFVSEASQAKLFSAEMALKVCDNAIQIHGGYGYTDEYDIHRHWRDARLLTIGEGTSDILRLLIAHLALKE
- a CDS encoding restriction endonuclease gives rise to the protein MRQNTFLFIKYFREYRKKTLFLKNLYYQSFLIMLNISEVCCRIYSGGNTSKKTSKWEEAGQELEDYIKSVYSALLKNEYLRNSKIEKNHIEIGKWGTKRKFDVYYEVKIAGVTHKVAIECKYHNKRITVEMMDAFVSKLKDCNNIRGFMVSTNGFEEEARQIGKHNGIELITEDELPNMYGLLIAHTECLRPDECVHGYPFWTIMEVTEDGKNTGTYYSLGGNIVNILIPRPVWHGGRILLFISKKSAERVLKRTGVHGSAVFGVTREHLIGICHMAEEYNWPFAIASTLGFGGPDNGILMFEHSYDEILDHFDTK